In Pyrus communis chromosome 1, drPyrComm1.1, whole genome shotgun sequence, the following are encoded in one genomic region:
- the LOC137712753 gene encoding uncharacterized protein, with amino-acid sequence MVNDANEALRSAKLHIQEIRTKKFSIAKKEANPLTLDLHHAVTSLSAELYQKDIHFLMELIQNAEDNEYKEGVEPTLEFVLTKKDITGSGAPATLLVFNNEVGFSRKNMDSICSIGRSTKKGKRRQGFIGEKGIGFKSVFLVSSRPHIFSNGYQVSFMEEPNQDCGIGYIVPEWVTGKPYLSSICEVYGFNKILPTTTFILPLKPDKVEAVRMQLSELHPELLLFLSKIKHVYVRGCDPQEADDVSTISIFSETEHVNLSDKGANSRVVQLSVKEKKCDTDELCKYYLWRESFPVKPGNRVNTRMDVEEWVITLAFPFGERLRRGTSSVGVFSFLPTAMVTNLPFVIQADFILASSRESILLDDVWNLGILECVPSAFMNAFQSCVRELSLFPSPGQAFEFLPAQASPIPTFDDLRESIRVKLEGLQIVPCQMLSGGNWLFLQPKHAVRILPKFRALVLQMKSEGAFSSGSPLLKRVLHSSLDLEKYSAVLYFLGVVWASGHWYTECIRSCNLLMVSDDVYIDLLDFIADNEVMTSKHISVIPLIKYINREGNLQLCTITKTAKAESKIQYAEEKEVHTWLNKCNMEFGCPDNMYFLPDNVQKALLDNQRSVARNKKSTHGIKSSVCNWLCYYAGVKSCTAYDYAVFLCNHVNKEPGLALTLANFLYHAHKKSFLSDYETSYLCGSFPLIDGTDRVRMQRAVTLVPASGSKWVKLFGSQNPFVEQNYVDIGNAYAKSSMFLGDSVLEKELLNFIERHSKAMDLPELSPPDVVLEKASHELSSEQAFLLLDWIRLLRTKGSSLPTKFIESIRGGKWMKTYSGYSSPRKAILPDEAGKSILDMMKHVLKDVCIIDLEFYMNRINLYQDELKFLGVGHGSDDVRKLVTNCLKSLASPRMSKDCAFSLLNFISICRGRNVIDKDWLTVMKEKKWLKTHQGYSAPKGSMLLPSEIEVEACLKITNLPIVDETFYGSRLGSFISELTLLGVACGLEEVQKSIAENMNLTSNLSSMTGSCGLLILKCIRCLGSGAAGLINRIKCQPWMKTNLGFKRPSETALPGSQWGSLFTALQVPAIDALYYGDAITHFVEELNALDVVVDDSGASKMIAVQFNSLVSSSNLAPSTVMSLLGCIRELSQTMSLSSPELMWLTSEKWLKTRHGYKTPRESILFSSKWGSISFFVDLPLIDDAYYGIDIYKFRGELQILGVIMDFEQGASFVAKGVRSPIEGELLSADGMMSILECIKHLMSSSLDEALVGDLVGNVAKGTCLKTLSGYKTPEECVLFDPTWDCILKRSDVPSIDEFYFGTNIHAYKNQLRDIGVKVDPLDVCSFLSAFLLSQTKTAVIRRIYSFLNKFKWSPTVQDKCNSQVWIPNPEGTGVWVNSQDCVLHDWKNLFGSCLFCLDKFYKKELLPVFSSAFGVSDNPSINNYVQLWNNWALRDKCQVTVRECSSFCEYIVDNWNQDVEENLKLNLIRLPATMSTVEEIYLMSREEVFIADDLQLKKIFSSFDKAPLFVWIPNSFSEFLISPRRLHQIYELLGVRKVSDSVECNVSSMLSVDHCEKVDARNGLIGRGLIKIILGFLAGPEVNMSMKERHNAAKSMVMLSVYKSDKPIQVCYRLVPSASTSVEVEKLKLVLWEKDSQRLLMDKSGYENGKDDLEFVTSFADELAQGLLAQAKPTAADTLSKIIQIGFMFHFNENEVDFLLMKQNLERLVEDVAFLDSAFLSSEGPSRVYRKRASKKLELVAPSTPMLSGKKRRQ; translated from the exons ATGGTAAACGACGCAAATGAAGCTTTACGTTCCGCTAAACTTCACATACAAGAGATTAGGACCAAAAAGTTCTCAATAGCGAAGAAAGAAGCAAACCCTTTAACTCTCGATCTTCACCATGCCGTCACTAGTCTCTCTGCGGAGCTTTACCAGAAAGACATCCATTTTCTCATGGAGCTCATACAG aaTGCAGAAGACAATGAATACAAGGAAGGAGTTGAACCAACGTTGGAATTTGTGCTGACAAAGAAAGACATAACTGGGAGTGGAGCACCAGCTACTCTGCTTGTTTTTAATAACGAGGTTGGCTTTTCCAGGAAGAATATGGACTCGATTTGCAGCATAGGCCGTTCCACAAAGAAGGGAAAGAGACGGCAGGGATTTATTGGAGAAAAAG GTATTGGATTTAAAAGTGTATTCCTTGTGAGTTCACGGCCTCATATATTTAGCAACGGATATCAGGTCAGTTTTATGGAAGAACCAAATCAAGATTGTGGTATTGGTTATATAGTTCCTGAATGGGTTACTGGAAAGCCATATTTATCAAGCATATGCGAGGTGTATGGTTTCAACAAAATCTTGCCAACAACTACGTTTATTCTTCCTCTAAAGCCTGACAAGGTGGAAGCTGTGAGAATGCAGCTGTCAGAGCTGCACCCAGAGCTTCTCCTGTTCTTATCCAAGATAAAGCACGTATACGTACGTGGATGTGATCCACAAGAAGCTGATGATGTCTCCACAATCTCTATATTCAGTGAGACTGAGCATGTGAACTTGAGTGATAAAGGAGCCAATTCACGTGTTGTTCAACTTtctgtgaaagaaaaaaaatgtgatacTGACGAGTTGTGCAAGTATTATTTGTGGAGAGAGTCATTTCCAGTAAAACCAGGCAATAGAGTTAATACAAGGATGGATGTGGAGGAATGGGTCATCACCCTTGCTTTCCCATTTGGAGAAAGACTGAGAAGGGGAACGTCGTCTGTTGGTGTATTTTCTTTCCTGCCTACTGCAATGGTCACCAACCTCCCCTTTGTAATTCAAGCTGATTTCATTCTTGCTTCTTCACGAGAATCTATTCTGTTGGATGATGTCTGGAACTTGGGAATACTTGAATGTGTGCCATCCGCCTTCATGAATGCCTTCCAGTCATGTGTGAGAGAGCTCTCCCTCTTCCCTTCACCTGGTCAGGCATTTGAGTTCTTACCTGCTCAAGCTTCTCCGATTCCCACATTTGACGACTTAAGGGAGTCTATTAGAGTTAAATTGGAAGGTTTACAGATAGTGCCTTGTCAAATGCTTTCTGGCGGGAATTGGTTGTTCCTGCAGCCTAAACATGCAGTTCGGATCTTGCCAAAATTTAGGGCCCTAGTGCTACAAATGAAAAGTGAAGGGGCTTTTTCAAGTGGTTCACCTTTATTGAAGAGGGTCTTGCATTCGTCACTGGACCTTGAAAAATACAGTGCAGTTCTGTACTTTCTAGGTGTGGTATGGGCTAGTGGTCATTGGTACACAGAATGCATCAGATCCTGCAATCTTCTGATGGTATCTGATGATGTCTACATTGATCTGCTTGATTTTATTGCTGATAATGAGGTAATGACGTCAAAGCATATTTCGGTCATACCTCTTATTAAATACATCAATCGGGAAGGCAATTTGCAATTGTGTACAATTACCAAAACCGCGAAGGCGGAGTCCAAGATTCAATATGCTGAGGAGAAGGAAGTTCATACATGGCTGAACAAATGCAATATGGAGTTTGGATGTCCTGATAATATGTATTTCTTGCCAGATAACGTACAAAAAGCTCTTTTAGATAATCAGAGAAGTGTTGCcagaaataaaaaatcaacGCACGGGATAAAATCATCTGTCTGCAATTGGCTTTGCTACTATGCAGGAGTGAAATCTTGTACAGCATATGATTATGCTGTATTTCTTTGCAATCATGTAAACAAGGAGCCAGGTCTTGCACTTACACTTGCTAATTTCCTTTATCATGCGCACAAGAAATCCTTCCTTAGTGATTATGAGACTTCTTATCTTTGTGGAAGTTTCCCGCTTATTGATGGAACTGACCGTGTCAGAATGCAGAGAGCTGTTACCCTTGTCCCTGCATCAGGTAGCAAATGGGTGAAGTTGTTTGGTTCCCAGAATCCATTTGTTGAACAGAACTATGTTGATATAGGGAATGCTTACGCAAAAAGTAGTATGTTTTTGGGAGACTCGGTGCTTGAGAAGGAGCttcttaattttattgaaaGGCACAGTAAAGCTATGGACTTACCCGAGTTGTCTCCTCCAGATGTGGTTTTAGAGAAAGCATCTCATGAACTATCTAGTGAGCAGGCCTTTTTGCTGCTTGATTGGATCAGATTACTCCGGACTAAGGGTTCATCTCTTCCGACAAAGTTCATTGAAAGCATTCGAGGTGGTAAGTGGATGAAGACATACTCAGGTTATAGTTCTCCAAGAAAGGCCATTCTACCAGATGAAGCAGGTAAATCTATTCTTGATATGATGAAGCATGTTCTGAAGGATGTCTGTATTATAGACCTCGAATTTTACATGAATCGGATCAATCTTTATCAAGATGAATTGAAATTTCTTGGTGTCGGGCATGGATCAGATGATGTGAGGAAGCTGGTTACTAATTGCTTAAAGTCTCTTGCTTCTCCTCGAATGAGCAAAGACTGCgcattttctttgttgaatttCATTAGTATCTGTAGAGGGCGGAATGTGATTGACAAGGATTGGTTGACTGTtatgaaggagaagaagtggCTGAAGACTCATCAGGGTTATAGTGCTCCAAAGGGATCTATGCTTTTGCCGTCTGAGATAGAAGTGGAAGCCTGTTTGAAAATCACAAATCTTCCAATTGTTGATGAAACATTCTATGGAAGCAGATTAGGTTCTTTCATATCTGAGTTAACGCTACTTGGAGTTGCATGTGGTCTTGAGGAGGTGCAGAAATCGATTGCAGAGAATATGAATTTAACATCAAATCTGTCATCCATGACTGGTAGTTGTGGTTTATTGATTCTTAAGTGTATCAGATGCTTGGGGTCTGGGGCTGCAGGCTTAATTAACAGGATAAAATGTCAACCTTGGATGAAgacaaatttgggttttaaaagACCTTCAGAAACGGCTCTTCCTGGTTCCCAATGGGGTTCTTTGTTCACTGCTCTCCAGGTTCCTGCCATAGATGCACTGTATTATGGGGATGCAATTAcacattttgttgaggagttgaatgccttggatgtTGTAGTTGATGATTCTGGAGCATCTAAGATGATCGCTGTCCAATTTAATTCCCTAGTGTCTTCTTCTAACCTAGCTCCTTCAACAGTGATGTCACTGCTAGGTTGCATCCGGGAACTGAGTCAAACTATGTCTTTATCGTCCCCTGAACTGATGTGGTTGACATCTGAGAAGTGGTTAAAAACACGACATGGTTACAAGACTCCTAGAGAATCAATTCTTTTTAGCTCCAAGTGGGGGTCAATCTCGTTCTTTGTTGATCTTCCTCTAATTGATGACGCGTATTATGGTATCGACATATATAAATTCAGGGGTGAGCTGCAGATATTGGGTGTAATCATGGATTTTGAACAAGGAGCATCATTTGTTGCTAAGGGTGTCCGCAGCCCTATTGAAGGGGAACTACTTAGTGCTGATGGTATGATGTCAATTCTAGAGTGCATTAAGCATCTGATGTCAAGTTCTCTTGATGAGGCTTTAGTGGGTGACTTGGTCGGTAATGTCGCAAAAGGCACGTGTTTGAAGACCCTGAGTGGTTACAAAACTCCAGAAGAATGTGTTCTTTTTGATCCAACATGGGATTGTATTCTAAAGAGGTCAGATGTGCCAAGCAttgatgaattttattttggaaCTAACATTCATGCGTACAAGAATCAGTTGAGAGATATTGGCGTGAAGGTAGATCCTTTGGatgtttgttcttttctttctgCATTTCTTTTGTCCCAGACAAAAACGGCTGTAATAAGAAGGATTTATAGCTTCCTTAACAAGTTCAAGTGGAGTCCAACAGTTCAAGATAAATGCAACTCTCAGGTGTGGATACCTAATCCCGAGGGCACAGGTGTGTGGGTTAATTCTCAAGATTGTGTACTTCATGATTGGAAAAATCTGTTCGGCTCCTGCCTGTTTTGTCTTGACAAGTTTTACAAGAAAGAGCTCCTCCCCGTGTTTTCTTCGGCTTTTGGAGTTTCCGATAATCCTTCCATCAATAACTACGTGCAGCTATGGAACAATTGGGCCTTGAGGGATAAGTGTCAAGTAACTGTCAGAGAATGCAGCTCGTTTTGCGAATATATTGTAGACAACTGGAATCAAGACGTAGAAGAAAATCTGAAGCTGAACTTGATCAGATTACCTGCCACAATGTCCACAGTTGAAGAAATATATCTGATGAGTAGAGAGGAAGTGTTCATTGCTGATGACTTGCAACTGAAAAAGATTTTCTCGAGCTTCGACAAGGCTCCTTTGTTTGTGTGGATTCCCAACAGTTTCAGCGAGTTTCTTATTTCTCCTAGAAGGCTGCATCAAATTTATGAATTACTTGGAGTTAGAAAGGTCTCTGACTCAGTTGAGTGCAATGTCAGTAGCATGCTATCGGTGGATCATTGTGAAAAGGTTGATGCAAGAAACGGATTGATAGGAAGGGGTTTAATCAAAATTATTCTTGGTTTTCTTGCCGGTCCTGAGGTAAACATGTCAATGAAAGAGAGACACAACGCTGCTAAATCAATGGTTATGCTATCGGTGTACAAGAGTGACAAACCAATTCAAGTCTGTTACAGACTAGTTCCATCTGCAAGTACATCAGTGGAAGTTGAAAAGTTAAAGCTGGTTCTTTGGGAGAAGGATTCTCAGCGGTTGCTTATGGATAAATCTGGCTATGAAAATGGGAAAGATGATCTTGAATTTGTTACGTCTTTTGCTGACGAACTCGCACAAGGATTGTTAGCACAGGCAAAACCCACTGCAGCAGATACATTGAGTAAGATTATCCAAATTGGGTTCATGTTTCATTTCAATGAGAATGAAgttgattttttgctgatgaaGCAAAATTTGGAGCGGTTAGTGGAGGATGTGGCGTTTCTCGACAGTGCATTCCTCTCTTCAGAAGGACCTTCTCGTGTTTACCGAAAGCGTGCAAGCAAGAAGTTGGAGCTTGTAGCCCCTTCCACACCAATGCTTTCCGGCAAGAAACGACGTCAGTGA
- the LOC137719903 gene encoding transcription factor MYB36-like — translation MGRAPCCDKANVKRGPWSPEEDAKLKSYIEQHGTGGNWIALPQKIGLKRCGKSCRLRWLNYLRPNIKHGGFSEEEDNIICSLYISIGSRWSIIAAQLPGRTDNDIKNYWNTRLKKKLLGRQRKEHQLARKSGLVKQDIIKRSGAVGGNSNSHSAILAADGQNSYWPELPVLAAPTVLPQQQQQPCFNDHASIRKLLIKLGGRFSSDINHNHDTNQATQDSSTDIQPTYQVLDDNNNIPYAATAVTPTHQMDEHYSGKNMQSLLVPRHGIHALNNSSAPVALSNIDVISPHQFAQTHYMVNTDNIDGAGNGIMHNMFQGQGGNYVTDHLKDMAVYNNNNTDNQQRFDGMEFLYGDEMMIMNNRIISSYGESIGWGEMLGCPPVASSSDDYNAGMDRLMPAAPVQECAFANDQLMSSYPGAPL, via the exons ATGGGGAGAGCTCCTTGCTGTGATAAAGCCAACGTGAAGAGAGGTCCATGGTCACCTGAAGAAGATGCCAAGCTCAAGTCTTACATCGAGCAACATGGCACCGGCGGTAACTGGATCGCTTTGCCACAAAAGATCG GGCTTAAGAGGTGTGGGAAGAGCTGCCGGCTTAGATGGTTAAATTATCTCCGCCCAAATATCAAGCATGGAGGGTTTTCTGAAGAAGAAGACAACATAATTTGCAGCCTCTACATAAGTATTGGGAGCAG GTGGTCTATAATTGCAGCACAACTGCCAGGAAGAACTGACAATGATATAAAGAACTACTGGAACACAAGGCTGAAGAAAAAGCTTCTTGGTAGACAGCGGAAAGAACATCAGCTGGCTCGTAAATCGGGCCTAGTTAAACAAGACATCATCAAAAGGTCAGGCGCTGTTGGGGGAAACAGTAACTCCCATTCTGCCATTCTGGCCGCAGACGGTCAAAACTCTTACTGGCCGGAGCTTCCAGTGCTTGCAGCACCCACAGTACtaccacaacaacaacaacagccTTGCTTTAATGACCATGCTTCTATCAGAAAGTTGCTCATCAAGCTTGGAGGGAGGTTTAGTTCTGATATTAATCATAATCATGATACTAATCAAGCTACCCAAGATAGCTCCACCGATATTCAACCAACCTATCAAGTTCTTGATGATAATAATAACATTCCCTATGCCGCTACTGCTGTTACTCCTACTCATCAAATGGATGAGCACTATTCTGGAAAGAACATGCAAAGTCTATTAGTTCCTCGACATGGGATTCATGCTCTCAACAATTCTTCTGCTCCTGTGGCCTTAAGCAACATTGATGTCATTAGCCCTCATCAATTTGCACAAACACATTACATGGTCAACACGGATAATATTGATGGAGCTGGTAATGGTATAATGCATAATATGTTTCAAGGGCAAGGTGGTAATTATGTGACTGATCATCTAAAGGACATGGCGgtgtacaacaacaacaacactgACAACCAACAGAGATTTGATGGGATGGAGTTCTTGTATGGCGATGAGATGATGATTATGAATAATAGAATTATTAGTAGTTATGGAGAAAGTATTGGGTGGGGTGAGATGCTGGGATGTCCTCCTGTGGCCTCCTCCTCAGACGACTATAATGCCGGCATGGACCGACTGATGCCGGCCGCACCCGTCCAAGAATGTGCTTTCGCCAACGACCAGTTGATGAGTAGTTACCCTGGGGCCCCATTATAA